In Geobacter anodireducens, a genomic segment contains:
- a CDS encoding 30S ribosomal protein S15, with protein sequence MLVTDKKKEIITTHKLHDSDTGSPEVQIALLTERIIYLTEHFKVHKKDHHSRRGLLKIVGQRRRLLDYLKKKDVERYRSIIEKLGIRR encoded by the coding sequence GTGCTGGTAACTGACAAAAAGAAAGAGATTATCACGACCCACAAGCTTCACGACAGTGATACGGGCTCGCCCGAGGTGCAGATCGCGCTTCTTACCGAGCGGATCATCTACCTTACCGAGCACTTCAAGGTGCACAAGAAGGATCACCACAGCCGTCGCGGACTTCTGAAGATCGTCGGCCAGAGAAGAAGGCTCCTCGATTATCTCAAGAAGAAAGACGTCGAGAGGTATCGCTCGATCATCGAGAAGCTCGGCATTCGTCGCTAA